ATAAGACTAGCGATGCGGGTTCCCCACCTGCAGTACGGTGCAGATAGGTACGCGACCATGTTGTAAATGTTCTTATCGGGTACCCACCCTATCTTGCCCTAATCCAAATTTTTCGCGCCCACACCAACAACGTCTTATCCTCGTCTCCCGAAACTTGTGTTTCTACATATTGACCTTCTCTTCATCCATCCCCGCCAAAGGCAGTATCACGACAACCGACAAAATGGTGAGTACAAATTGAACGAAGACGACTTCATCTGCCCTCGAGGCCAATCTCCATCCAGTTTCGCTGCTATGCGAACTGCGATTTTCCGTCTCGGTCGTCGGTCCTTAGCTAGCTTGCTTGCGGGGACGGGCCGTTGATGATGATTTGGCTGGAAAGGATGGTGAAGTGTTGGATTCACTTCCAATGCTCCTCCGTCCTTCTCCTTAGAGTTAAAGGAAGACACAAGTTGATTTGAACAATTCACTGATGTCTTGCTTTCTCAATGATAGCCTCCCAAGTCCGGTAAGAAGGTGGCTCCCGCCCCTTTCCCTCAGGGAAAGGCTGGCTCCAAGAAGGCTCCTAAGGTCAGTACATATTCTCTCCATGATTGCGCGCGCAGTCCCATAGATGGCTGACAATGATCGCAGAACCCTCTCATCGAGCGCAAGCCCCGCAACTTCGGCATCGGCCAGGACATCCAGCCCCGTCGCAACTTGGCCCGCATGGTCAAGTGGCCCGAGTATGTCCGTCTTCAGCGCCAGAAGAAGATCTTGAACATGCGCCTCAAGGTCCCCCCTGCGATCGCCCAGTTCCAGCACGTCCTCGACCGCAACACTGCCGCCCAGGCTTTCAAGCTCCTCAACAAGTACCGCCCTGAGACCAAggccgagaagaaggagcGTCTCGTCAAGGAGGCCACCGCCGTCAAGGACggcaagaagaaggaggacgTCTCCAAGAAGCCCTACACTGTCAAGTACGGTCTCAACCACGTTGTTGGCCTGATCGAGAACAAGAAGGCTTCCCTCGTCCTCATCCCCAACGATGTTGATCCCATTGAGTTGGTTATCTTCCTCCCCGCCCTCTGCCGCAAGATGGGTGTCCCCTTCGCCATCATCAAGGGCAAGGCCCGCCTCGGAACCGTCGTCCACAAGAAGGTATGTCTATTCGGTTGTCACAGATGTTGTTGTTGCGGCTTACTGACTGATCATAGACTGCCGCTGTCCTCGCTTTCACCGAGGTCCGCTCCGAGGACAAGAGCGAGCTCTCCAAGCTTGTTTCCGCCATCAAGGACGGATACTTGGAGAAGACTGACAGCGCTCGCAAGCAGTGGGGTGGTGGTATCATGGGTGCTAAGGCCCAGAAGCGCACCGAGAAGAAGCAGAAGGCTCTTGACAACGCCATCAAGGTCTAAGATGGAACAATACCCGGACTACTTTAGTGTATTAGGAGACTAGGCCACTGGAGGCTATCGGATCATAAAAATTTGGCATGGCGTCGGGATTATTCTATTGGGTTTCAAGTTCATGCTTTGCTCTCATGACATGGTGACCTCCCGACCCTTTTACTCCCAATCCGACATGTCGCTTTCTTCAATCCTGCACAATTCTCAGCAATGATGTGAAACTTGACAGTTCGTGGGTTGTAAAGATACCGGTGGCTAAGTCTTTTTGCAAATAACTCAAGCCCATTACTGTAAGGAAATTAAAGACTACTGAAGCCCTTCCTGTGGATTGTGGAGTTGTCAAGTCTTATCTGATGGCAGTCTGCCATGGGCTCACGGCGCAGTCATACAAAGGCCAAGTCAACCCATTATTATGACGGACGGGTATGTCCGTCCATGGATGCCGTAGTCATACTCTGTATTTACCGAAGGCCTTTCTCTCAAAAGTCTTGGCAAGTCGCATATGGCGAGATGCGACAGCGTGAGATACTACAGGACCACTCTGTAGAACGAGTGTACATAGTAATTAACAAACAACCAGCTATAGTCGGCTGTGGGGTTGATCGACGACAGGGGTCCCACAACTTGATGAGAAACCCAGAGAGAGGCGCAAGGGTCCAAGTGCGGTAGTGCTCCAGATCGACCATCGAAATACCGTACGATGATGCAAAAATTTGGGTTCCTCAACAGAGTGCCAAGAACCAAGTCTGAGAACATGCTCTCATTATAGCTGCGGTATGGTAACCTGAGGGCCTCTGCACGCGTGCAACGCTGAAGAGCTGCTGCACGCCAAGCCGGTAAACCTTGTGGTGCATTGCGCGTTTTGTATTCTGGGCTGAGCAATCTTCCCAGATTGGTAAATACAGACAGCCCTGTTTCTCGCTGGCTCTTTCTTCCTTCACGTCCGCAACTATCCTCATCCCGCCCGCTTGTCGAATGTTCGTGGAAGACGGCGCATTCCATGATTGTCGGGCGACCTGGACCGGATGCAGACCCGGGGCCAGCTTTACATTTGTTGTGTGCTTTGCCGTCTCAGGCCCCGAAGCTGCAGGTATTGTAGGAATGGCCCCGGCCCGGGTTATCTATGGGAGAggccccctccccccttttTTTGTTCTTCCCTCAGACTCCAAAGTCGCCGTGGCCGCGATATCGAAAACGTTCTGAATTTCTTGGCATTCGTGTACCCATATGCTTCCACTTCGGGCACAGAGATGTCCCTGTCCATCCAAAGAGCACGACTGCGAGTGCGACCCGAGCTCTGGACGTGCTCAGCCTATTTACAACTCTGCGTAGGTCAGGTTGACTTTTGTCTCTTCATACGACCGGGCCATTGCCCCGGCGGCTTATAATCTGTGTGGGgtgtaaaaaaaaggtaagcCTACCTATGAAGAGGAGAGGGAAACATGAGGGAGTGCCCGCCCGGCACCTATCACGCTGTCACGCATACATTCAATGAGAGCTTACATTGGCTGGCTAAACTGCTTTAGGTTAGTAAGCAACCACCAAATACCGTTCTCCTCTTCCAGAAAGCTTAGTTGCATTTCTCTTCCTCACTGGTTCTTCCTGTGAACCAAGAGTTTCCTTGTGGATTGATGAGCAACTGGTCAACAACTTCGACTCTCGATACTCCTTCTCATTGGTAAACAGTCCTGTCTGCATTATGATTGAGATAGCGACATGAACCCAATCTGTCAGATCACCGTCGATCACACCGTGGAGATCAGCGAGGGAAGGATTGGGATTGCGAAGGATGCCTTGCCTTTACGGCAGTGTTGTGAGGGATGACACTGACAAGCACTGTTTCACAGCCGGGAGTCGCTCTTGGTTCAACTGTTTCCCTATGGCTTCTGGTAGCCCCAAAGACAGAGAGCATGGATCATATTCCGCGCGCATTAGAGACGGAAGGTTCACTATGGTACTGCCCTTGTCTGTCAAAGGGACAGTTCAACTTGTCAGCGGCTCGGTCAGATTCTCCACGACCCAAGTGGGCTGGAACGGAGATAAGTGCCCGACCGACGGAGATGGCCGGGCCTGACTGATCATCGCACGGAGACGGTCCTTCAGCCCCCACTCGGTGGCCGGAGACAATAATACACTGCGCGCCCTCGCTAGCGTTTTCAATCGATTAGATTCAGTCCGATTCTGTTATACACAACCGTCCATTAAAGAATAGCAGCCAGGACATATGCCGTGAACACTGGCCATGCTTTCCATTGCCATGCGGACACCGCACCGCCTCAGGGTGGTGGATTAGCCGGAGGCATAGCGCAAACGTCCCAAGTCACAGGTCACAACCCCGAAATAGTGCGCATCGCAAAGACGTGACCGGGGTATGGTGTCTTCTTCCCAAGTTTCCCTCCGTCTTTCTCTCCCGTCTCCCATTTCCCCTCCCCCCCACCCTATTTCTGTCTTCTGCCGTGTGTACTTGTCCCTGGTGATGCCCGGGGTGTGGCACCGTCAATCTCTGGGGCGACTCGTCCGAAAGTCTTGGCTCTGTCTGGCTCTGTGTTTGGCTCTGTCTCCAGGTGCGGAGAGCTCTCCACCAAATGGTCACGGTCATGGTCCCGGCCAAGAGGATTGCGGGTGGTACCCGGGGGGTGTTCCGTCTGTCTGTGTCTCTCTGCTCTCGTCTCATGCATCAACTCCATGTATGGTAGCGCCCAAGTATGTATCGccatactacttataatatcctCCATGTCTCCCCCCCCGCGTGCTCATGGCCTTACATCTTATGATATCTGCATGTAGCCTACTGCAGGATCTCGAGTCTATTTCGCTTGCCCACTACGTTGTCTGATACTACCATTCTCTCAGCTCAGCTTGATCTTGAAGCTCATTTACATTGTCTCAACAACACCATCTCTCATTGGATCAACCATTCCCTCGGCGCTCCCTCTCCAACTCAACCACAAGTCTCTGCTCATCTCAACGCAAGTTTTCTGGAATAGGTTGGTTCGCCCTTCACATACCACACTTTCTCACACACacattctctctctctctctctctctctctctctctctctctctctcacataCTCTCCTTCACTCAGCTCATTGGATCGTCCCTCTTTCCCCTCTATCTATTATCATCCTTGCTTCCTTCGCTGAAGGCTCGGAATCTCTTTGCATATGCCTGTTCTCGTCACGCATCACTAGCTCAATACATCTTGCTTATACTCAAGTGGCACGACCAGTCCGCGAAAACCCCAGGTTACACTACGGCATTCGGCGTTGgccaacaccaccaccaccgtccCCTTCGATCTCAGACTCCAAAGTCCCTCCCAACCAGCTTAACTCGCATACCGTCGGCCGAGACAGGAAGTCACTTGTCATACATTCGATTCTGCGGCCTTGTGTTCCCACCTACGTCGACCCGGCATCCTACCTCGTAGCCAAGGACGTTCGACAACTT
The window above is part of the Colletotrichum lupini chromosome 9, complete sequence genome. Proteins encoded here:
- a CDS encoding 60S ribosomal protein L8-B, whose translation is MPPKSGKKVAPAPFPQGKAGSKKAPKNPLIERKPRNFGIGQDIQPRRNLARMVKWPEYVRLQRQKKILNMRLKVPPAIAQFQHVLDRNTAAQAFKLLNKYRPETKAEKKERLVKEATAVKDGKKKEDVSKKPYTVKYGLNHVVGLIENKKASLVLIPNDVDPIELVIFLPALCRKMGVPFAIIKGKARLGTVVHKKTAAVLAFTEVRSEDKSELSKLVSAIKDGYLEKTDSARKQWGGGIMGAKAQKRTEKKQKALDNAIKV